A window of Nocardia arthritidis genomic DNA:
ATACCGCGGCGGCCGCGGCGTTCACGTCACCGAAGGCGTCCAGCCAGGCCCGTAGGGTGGCCAGCAGGCAACTCCCCTGGGCCGCATCATAATCCCGCAAGCGAGCGATCGGTCCGGACAAGCGGTCGCGGCGCAGCGCCATCAGATCGTGCAATTCCAGCAGCAACGCCTCGGTCTGCACATCGCTGATATCGGCGACCCGCCGCGAAACCGTACCCGAACGCAGCACGCGCAGTGCGCGATCCGCATCGTCGCGGGAACGCCGCAGGTCGGCGACGTCGGCGGCGACGGTGCCGATGCCGATGAGCACGGGCGCGCGGTCGCCGACGCGGGTCACGAAATCCCGCGCGGCCTCCGCGGCGCGGTCCGCGCCGAGCACCGGCACGATCGCGTAGCCGGTCTCGCCGAGCAAAGCCGTTGCCACCATTGGATATACGGCATTCAGGTGCATGGCGAAGGCGTCGGCGAGGCGCTCGTGCTCGCTGGCCCGTCTGGCGGCGGTATCGATGCCATCGACCCGGCCGCGATCCTGGATCATCGCCAGCACGGTGACCGGCCGATCGGCCACGCCGAGTTCGCGCAGCGCGTCGGCGGCGTGCGGGCCGCCGTCGACCGCGCGGCTGAGCAGATCGGCGCGCATCCGCCGCGCGACATCGGAGCCGGCCCGCTGCCGCAGCAGATGTACCGCGGCCAGCTTCCCGACCTCCTCGAACGCGTGGATGCGTTCCGGCGTCAGCGGCGCATCGGTTGCCGCCCAGATGGTTCCGAGCACCTCATCGCCCGCGCGCACCGTCTGCGCGATGCGCGGCATGGTGAACCCGTCGAGCCCGGGCAGCGGTTCGATCCGCACCGGGGACTCGCTGCGGTACAGCTCGCGGAAAATGCCTTTCGCTTCGAGGGTTTCGGAATAGAGCTCCGGAACCTGGCGTCCCAGAATGGTTTCGGTCCGCGATCGGTCCGCCGCGTCCTGGCCGCCGGAGAAGGCCAAAACCCGGCTGTCGCGGTCCTCGATGGTCACCGGCGCATCCAGCAGCGCGGCGATCGCGTTCGCCAGCGCGAACAGATCGCCGGACGGTATGCCGCCCAATGTCTCCGGTTCGGGGCCGCCGGTCCGGTCGGCGGCAAGCAGTGTCCGCAGCCAGGTGGCCAGCTGCGTCCAGGACGCACCCCTGGTCAGTTCGAGCAGCACGACGCCGGTGCGCCGGGCGGTCTCGATCAGCGTCCGGTCGGCGGGCACCGGCGCGCGGACCACCAATACCGCCGCGTCCAGGCCGCCGAGATCGTCGAGGAGTCGCCCGATCTCCCCCGGCCCGTGCACACCGATGCCGAGAACCAGCGCACCCGCGGGCAGCACCGGCGCGTCCAGCGGATCGTGGATCACGACACCGCTTATCTCCCGTGCACCTTCGGCGTCACCGCAGACGAGCCGGAGCATGGTGGCGCCGAGATCGTCGAGGATGCGAACCAGGTTCGTCGAGATGCGGCCACTCCGCACAGGGTGGAGCCTTGTCGAGGGTCTGTCGGATCCTTCCGGAAAGGGTAGGCCGGTCATCCGACCACGGTAGCGGGCGACCGGTGGGTCACACCGGAATCCATTCCGTCGCGACCGTGACCGCCTGTAGCAGGCCGAGATCCGGCCGCACGCCGATCCCGGGTCCGTCCGGTACCGGAAGATGCCCGTTGTCCAGCACGAACGGCGGGGTTATATCGGTGTCGTAGTAGCGATCCGATGCCGAGGTATCGCCGGGCAGCACACATCCGGGAAGTGCGGCGAGCGCCACATTCGCGGCACGCCCGAGACCCGTCTCCAGCATCCCGCCGCACCACACCGGAACCCCGTGCGCCACACACAGGTCGTGGATGCGCCTGGACTCGAGGTAGCCGCCGACCCGGCCCGGTTTGATATTGACGATCCGGCAGGCGCCCAGCGTGATGGCCGCGGCGGCGGTGCGGGCCGAGGTGATCGACTCGTCCAGGCAGATCGGTGTGCGCACGCGCCGGGCCAGTTCGACGTGGCCGAGCAGGTCGTCCTCCGCGAGCGGTTGTTCGATGAGCAACAGGTCGAACGGATCGAGCCGGGCCAGCCGGTCGGCGTCGGCGAG
This region includes:
- a CDS encoding PucR family transcriptional regulator — protein: MRSGRISTNLVRILDDLGATMLRLVCGDAEGAREISGVVIHDPLDAPVLPAGALVLGIGVHGPGEIGRLLDDLGGLDAAVLVVRAPVPADRTLIETARRTGVVLLELTRGASWTQLATWLRTLLAADRTGGPEPETLGGIPSGDLFALANAIAALLDAPVTIEDRDSRVLAFSGGQDAADRSRTETILGRQVPELYSETLEAKGIFRELYRSESPVRIEPLPGLDGFTMPRIAQTVRAGDEVLGTIWAATDAPLTPERIHAFEEVGKLAAVHLLRQRAGSDVARRMRADLLSRAVDGGPHAADALRELGVADRPVTVLAMIQDRGRVDGIDTAARRASEHERLADAFAMHLNAVYPMVATALLGETGYAIVPVLGADRAAEAARDFVTRVGDRAPVLIGIGTVAADVADLRRSRDDADRALRVLRSGTVSRRVADISDVQTEALLLELHDLMALRRDRLSGPIARLRDYDAAQGSCLLATLRAWLDAFGDVNAAAAAVYIHPNTFRYRLRRIGEVGGIDLSDPDARFGALLQLKLMALGDG